In Bradyrhizobium lablabi, one DNA window encodes the following:
- a CDS encoding GrlR family regulatory protein, which translates to MKNGLYSIHVSLQDGRVGKGSGVVVFRDGKIVGGDAYLFYTGSYTSKGDTFKGEVLVQRHTSSPDANPLFGGPSPVGIGVSGTFTDKAAVMDGTALVGKASQIFKATLRKLADID; encoded by the coding sequence ATGAAGAATGGTCTGTATTCGATCCACGTCAGCCTGCAGGATGGTCGTGTGGGCAAGGGCAGCGGCGTGGTCGTGTTCCGGGACGGCAAGATCGTCGGCGGCGATGCCTATCTGTTTTACACCGGCAGCTACACGTCGAAGGGCGATACATTCAAGGGCGAGGTGCTGGTCCAGCGCCACACCTCCAGTCCCGACGCCAATCCTTTGTTCGGCGGGCCGAGCCCGGTCGGCATCGGCGTCTCCGGCACCTTCACCGATAAGGCAGCGGTGATGGACGGCACCGCGCTGGTCGGCAAAGCGAGCCAGATATTCAAGGCGACCTTGCGCAAGCTCGCCGACATCGACTGA
- a CDS encoding VOC family protein, producing the protein MPIVTWDHIHLRSPDPEATAAWLENILGGVIIHGPGRIDVKLGGANVFIAPVVAGDGVNSPPVTPYQGLDHFGLTVKDIDAVAAEIKAKGVEFTKEPTTIRPGVRICFIRGPQGISVELLERDKKYA; encoded by the coding sequence ATGCCGATAGTCACCTGGGATCATATTCACTTGCGCAGTCCCGATCCGGAGGCGACCGCGGCCTGGCTTGAAAACATTCTCGGCGGCGTGATCATCCACGGCCCCGGGCGGATCGACGTCAAGCTCGGCGGCGCCAATGTGTTCATCGCGCCGGTTGTGGCCGGCGACGGCGTCAACAGCCCGCCGGTAACGCCCTATCAGGGGCTCGATCATTTCGGGCTGACGGTGAAAGACATCGATGCGGTGGCCGCCGAGATCAAGGCCAAGGGCGTCGAATTCACCAAGGAGCCGACGACGATCCGGCCGGGTGTGCGCATCTGCTTCATCCGCGGGCCGCAGGGCATCTCGGTCGAGCTCCTGGAGCGCGACAAAAAATATGCCTGA
- the dapA gene encoding 4-hydroxy-tetrahydrodipicolinate synthase — protein sequence MAAPAFPATWLAGYIPDLPTPFDESGAVDLATLAKLCERQIDARVPAIVVCETAGEASTLTPVEQQRIVGVAVEVARRRVRVIAGAGSNSTSHAIELTRRAERAGADAVLSVVPYYNRPMQAGIHAHFRAIAEATNLPIILHDIPSRTIRELADDTLARLAEAEQFIGLRDATADVARPMRLRPLLPSGFRLLSGDDATALAYFANGGDGSISTISNVAPDLCLAMYSSSRQGRLQSARYVQHRLAPLTSALSRENPAALKYALCLLGFMSPATRLPIVELTDAAKAEVAGAIAAIGEDLAGPGESRRRSHEDAAAKS from the coding sequence ATGGCCGCGCCGGCATTTCCCGCTACCTGGCTCGCGGGCTACATCCCCGATCTTCCGACGCCGTTCGACGAAAGCGGCGCGGTCGACCTCGCGACCTTGGCCAAACTTTGCGAACGTCAGATCGACGCACGTGTCCCGGCGATCGTGGTTTGCGAGACCGCCGGCGAAGCCTCGACGCTAACGCCTGTCGAGCAACAGCGCATCGTCGGTGTCGCCGTCGAGGTGGCCCGCCGCCGCGTCCGCGTCATTGCCGGAGCGGGGTCGAATTCAACCAGCCACGCGATCGAACTGACGCGGCGCGCCGAACGCGCCGGCGCGGACGCGGTGCTTTCGGTCGTGCCCTATTACAACAGGCCGATGCAGGCCGGCATCCATGCGCATTTTCGGGCGATCGCGGAGGCGACCAACCTGCCTATCATTCTGCACGACATTCCCTCCCGCACGATCCGCGAACTCGCCGACGACACCCTCGCCCGGCTCGCCGAGGCGGAACAGTTCATCGGACTAAGAGATGCGACAGCCGACGTTGCGCGTCCGATGCGGTTGCGGCCGCTGCTGCCGTCAGGCTTTCGACTGTTGTCCGGAGACGATGCGACGGCGTTGGCTTATTTCGCCAATGGCGGGGATGGCTCCATCTCGACGATTTCGAACGTCGCGCCGGATCTGTGCCTGGCGATGTATTCGAGCTCCAGGCAAGGGCGCCTGCAGTCCGCGAGATATGTGCAACATCGGCTGGCGCCGCTGACATCAGCACTTTCCAGGGAGAACCCGGCAGCGCTGAAATATGCGCTCTGCCTGCTCGGCTTCATGTCACCCGCCACGCGCCTGCCCATCGTTGAACTCACCGATGCCGCGAAGGCCGAGGTCGCCGGCGCAATCGCGGCGATCGGCGAGGATCTCGCCGGTCCCGGCGAAAGCCGGCGTCGCTCTCACGAGGATGCGGCGGCCAAATCGTAG
- a CDS encoding outer membrane protein → MNRHLKLAFAAGILVGLGATGVASAADMAVKARPVVAPVVYPWTGCYIGGNVGGAWSKMDTTQVGQDGIGPTFANYGRENDSGFVGGGQAGCDFQASNLVFGVGGSFDFGNVNGRHLIPDVPGFTETNSLKAIYTATGRIGYLWTPTLLGYGKGGMAWVTNRNSVFLRSGALFESSGSFTMPGMDVGVGLEWMFAPNWSVFAEYNYIFFEDDFAQHFTTTPGQAITGETILTRQRVQTALVGVNYKFHWDSPVVAKY, encoded by the coding sequence ATGAACCGACATCTGAAACTGGCTTTTGCCGCGGGCATTTTGGTCGGCTTGGGCGCAACCGGCGTTGCCTCGGCCGCCGACATGGCGGTCAAGGCCCGGCCGGTCGTCGCACCGGTCGTGTACCCCTGGACTGGTTGCTACATCGGCGGCAACGTCGGCGGCGCCTGGAGCAAGATGGATACGACGCAGGTAGGCCAGGACGGGATCGGCCCCACCTTCGCGAATTACGGCCGCGAAAACGACAGCGGGTTTGTCGGAGGCGGTCAGGCCGGTTGTGACTTCCAGGCCAGCAATTTGGTGTTTGGTGTCGGCGGCAGCTTCGACTTCGGCAATGTCAACGGCAGGCATTTGATTCCGGATGTCCCGGGGTTCACGGAGACCAACAGTCTCAAGGCGATCTACACGGCAACCGGTAGGATCGGTTATTTGTGGACGCCGACGCTGCTCGGTTACGGCAAGGGCGGTATGGCGTGGGTGACCAATCGCAATTCGGTCTTCCTGCGAAGCGGCGCGCTGTTTGAGTCCTCCGGCAGCTTCACGATGCCCGGCATGGACGTCGGCGTTGGCCTCGAATGGATGTTTGCGCCGAACTGGTCGGTGTTCGCGGAATACAATTATATCTTCTTCGAAGATGATTTCGCGCAGCACTTCACCACGACACCCGGCCAGGCCATTACCGGCGAAACCATCCTGACGCGGCAGCGGGTGCAAACCGCGCTTGTCGGCGTGAACTACAAATTCCACTGGGACTCGCCGGTGGTCGCGAAATACTGA
- a CDS encoding response regulator: MNKPSNVVLLIDDEPKIRRFLRAGFELRGFSVLEAENGEEGLKAATFSAPDLIILDLALPDLHGTEVLERLRSWSNVPVIILSVVSDEDEKVRLLQSGADDYVVKPFGMAELLARSEAALRRYFKTATENPIVVAGPLSVDLVGRTVSLNSGQIRLTRKEYRLLHILATHVGLVVTHDQLLKEIWSGNQRDNIQYLRILVRKLRQKIETDPNHPRLLVTESGVGYRLQARLENSSAD, from the coding sequence ATGAATAAACCCAGCAACGTCGTGCTCTTGATCGACGACGAGCCAAAGATAAGACGGTTTCTTCGCGCGGGTTTCGAACTTCGCGGCTTCAGCGTGCTCGAGGCGGAAAACGGCGAGGAGGGATTGAAGGCCGCGACATTTAGCGCACCAGACCTCATCATTCTTGATCTGGCTCTGCCGGACCTCCATGGAACGGAAGTTCTCGAACGACTTCGATCATGGTCGAACGTGCCCGTCATCATTCTCTCGGTGGTGTCTGATGAGGACGAGAAGGTTCGGCTGCTGCAGTCCGGAGCCGATGATTACGTGGTCAAGCCGTTCGGCATGGCCGAACTGCTCGCGCGCAGCGAGGCTGCGCTGCGACGATATTTCAAGACCGCGACGGAAAATCCGATCGTCGTCGCCGGTCCGCTGTCGGTCGATCTCGTCGGCCGCACCGTTTCTCTCAATAGCGGCCAGATCCGATTGACCAGAAAAGAGTATCGCCTGCTCCACATCCTGGCGACGCATGTCGGCCTCGTGGTGACGCACGACCAGCTCCTCAAAGAGATCTGGAGCGGCAACCAGAGAGACAATATCCAGTACTTGCGAATTCTGGTTCGCAAACTGCGGCAGAAAATCGAAACCGATCCCAATCACCCGCGCCTGCTGGTGACGGAGTCGGGCGTCGGCTATCGCCTTCAGGCCCGCCTTGAAAATTCGTCAGCGGACTAA
- a CDS encoding sensor histidine kinase — protein MNSDLLMVPKPAKARARPVGSGNEGVLQPDDELTAYRVLRADVLPLLLSLLSVGLVTAVLLPLDKAVAASLVPVAYLIPVIVAATRWGIWPATLTSIAGMAAADFFFFPPLFSFRVDDPQEVIDLLVFLVVALVSSNLASRLRQETDAVRRRETEILQLYEFSRRLAACFTVSDLIAAIENYLSRTLGQQVVFFAAGADDRFEPPDSGSVPTLVRDRVAAMPAKIGDPAHAIVNEATQDVWLLGTVSSETAVHGLVAVNIGDGSREAVALKTRRVESILEEVSMTLQRLHIEKAMADARLHLQAQLLRDAFHGTLSHELCTPLAAIRGSASVMDSMPDVRGNGPLHSLVEAISDEAAQLDGFIRNLLNATRVTAGGVSPRLEWADPRDIVNAAVKGRARQLLAHEVEVEFGEDLPLVNVDSGLIEESCGQLLENAAKYSPSGSTISIRARAEADRVVLSISDQGVGITPDERQQLGLRSFRSQRHRASIPGSGLGFWIASTFVKANGGTIDVSSRGQGQGTTASIALPGASMEPSELAALRDE, from the coding sequence TTGAATTCTGATCTGCTCATGGTGCCAAAGCCCGCAAAGGCGCGTGCGAGGCCGGTTGGAAGCGGCAATGAGGGCGTCCTGCAGCCGGATGACGAGCTAACTGCGTATCGTGTCTTGCGGGCGGACGTGCTGCCTCTGCTGTTGTCCTTGCTGTCGGTCGGCCTGGTCACCGCCGTCCTGCTGCCGCTTGACAAGGCGGTCGCTGCCAGCCTCGTCCCGGTCGCTTACCTGATACCCGTCATTGTCGCCGCAACCAGGTGGGGAATCTGGCCGGCCACCCTGACATCGATCGCCGGCATGGCCGCGGCCGATTTCTTCTTTTTTCCTCCGCTCTTCAGTTTTCGCGTCGACGATCCGCAAGAGGTCATCGACTTGCTGGTGTTTCTGGTGGTGGCGCTGGTCAGCAGCAATCTGGCCTCACGCTTGCGCCAGGAGACCGACGCGGTACGCCGGCGCGAAACCGAAATTCTGCAGCTTTACGAATTCTCGCGACGCTTGGCGGCCTGTTTCACGGTATCGGACCTGATCGCGGCCATTGAGAACTACCTGTCTCGCACGCTCGGACAACAGGTCGTATTCTTCGCAGCCGGCGCCGATGATCGCTTTGAGCCGCCCGATTCAGGCTCGGTTCCAACACTGGTGCGAGACCGTGTCGCCGCGATGCCCGCAAAAATCGGCGATCCCGCCCACGCGATCGTCAATGAAGCGACACAGGACGTCTGGTTGCTTGGAACGGTCAGTTCCGAAACTGCGGTTCATGGCCTCGTTGCCGTCAATATCGGAGACGGCTCGCGCGAAGCGGTTGCCCTCAAGACGCGCCGCGTCGAGAGCATCCTTGAAGAAGTGTCCATGACGCTGCAGCGTCTCCATATCGAAAAGGCGATGGCGGACGCAAGGCTGCATCTGCAGGCGCAGCTGTTGCGAGACGCCTTCCATGGCACGCTTTCGCATGAATTGTGCACGCCGCTCGCCGCCATCCGGGGTTCGGCAAGCGTGATGGATTCGATGCCTGACGTCCGGGGAAACGGCCCGCTTCATTCGCTGGTCGAGGCAATCTCCGATGAAGCGGCGCAGCTCGATGGCTTCATTCGAAACCTTCTCAATGCGACAAGGGTTACCGCGGGCGGCGTCAGCCCGCGCCTCGAATGGGCAGATCCAAGGGACATCGTCAACGCAGCCGTCAAGGGAAGAGCCCGGCAATTGCTGGCCCATGAGGTCGAGGTCGAATTCGGCGAAGATTTGCCGCTGGTCAATGTGGATTCAGGTCTGATCGAGGAATCCTGCGGACAGCTTCTCGAAAATGCCGCCAAATACTCGCCGTCCGGCTCGACGATTTCGATCCGCGCACGGGCGGAAGCGGATCGCGTCGTTCTGTCGATTTCCGATCAAGGCGTCGGAATAACGCCGGACGAGCGGCAACAGCTTGGCCTTCGCTCATTCCGCAGCCAGCGCCATCGGGCCAGCATTCCGGGGTCGGGCCTCGGCTTTTGGATCGCATCAACCTTTGTCAAGGCAAACGGCGGAACCATTGATGTCTCGAGCCGGGGCCAGGGACAGGGAACGACGGCTTCCATCGCCCTGCCCGGCGCTTCAATGGAGCCTTCTGAATTGGCAGCGCTGAGAGATGAATAA
- a CDS encoding outer membrane beta-barrel protein — protein sequence MKRLLLAGVAVSAIGLSSAAQAANPCPYGGDPYKNYDCLDPYLGTDFLSRFINYYRLEWGHDVAPADPKAPSSRRPESEVPPAPQSTPPMPFAEWPYGGSTNLGVTRPSSVDSPLMAAMSNTPFGQWMNDMHIQVYGWVDPGGNLSTNSVRGGNAPAAYSYNPNTVQLDQAVLYIERLPDTVQKDHIDWGFRLAPIYGENYRYTTAFGLWSYQLLNQNKNNGYDMPMAYGEVFIPQVMEGLLIRFGRYISIPDIEAQLAPNNYMYSHSMTYTFDNYTNTGIEATLAATKNWIFQAGFIDGTEAMPWHVGARIANPFPNALYPGLTMPKDPGAVPTITLGVRWTSDDGKDDLNLVADGINGGQWGYNNLQWYGGTYYHKFNDQWHISIESYNEHQNNVANLLNPQALAIINNGGTPFSPQYMPFNAPFGAICKTAAVLSCTAEFQTALMYLNYKPTPLDNISYRAEFVDDKEGQRTGIKTRYIETGIGWQHWFSPQIEIRPEVSYYKALDNFAFNGNPNLLIAPTKKYAIIGAADIIIHF from the coding sequence ATGAAAAGACTTCTTCTAGCGGGCGTCGCGGTGTCAGCGATTGGTCTGAGCAGCGCGGCACAAGCGGCCAATCCGTGCCCCTACGGCGGCGATCCCTACAAGAATTATGATTGCCTCGACCCTTATCTCGGCACCGACTTCCTCAGCCGCTTCATCAACTACTACCGGCTCGAATGGGGACATGACGTTGCGCCTGCCGATCCGAAGGCGCCGTCGTCACGCCGCCCTGAGAGCGAGGTGCCGCCGGCGCCGCAGAGCACGCCGCCGATGCCGTTCGCCGAGTGGCCCTATGGCGGCAGCACCAACCTCGGCGTGACCCGGCCGAGCTCGGTCGACAGCCCGCTGATGGCGGCGATGTCGAATACACCGTTCGGCCAGTGGATGAACGACATGCACATCCAGGTCTACGGCTGGGTCGATCCCGGCGGTAACCTCTCGACCAACTCGGTCCGCGGCGGCAACGCGCCGGCGGCCTATAGCTACAATCCGAACACCGTGCAGCTCGATCAGGCGGTGCTCTATATCGAGCGTCTGCCGGATACGGTTCAGAAGGATCACATCGACTGGGGCTTCCGTCTCGCGCCGATCTACGGCGAGAATTATCGCTACACCACCGCGTTCGGGCTCTGGAGCTACCAGCTCCTGAACCAGAACAAGAACAACGGCTACGACATGCCGATGGCCTATGGCGAGGTGTTCATTCCGCAGGTGATGGAAGGCTTGCTGATCCGGTTCGGCCGTTACATCTCGATCCCGGACATCGAGGCCCAGCTTGCGCCGAACAATTACATGTACTCGCACTCGATGACCTATACCTTCGACAACTATACCAACACCGGCATCGAAGCGACGCTGGCGGCGACCAAGAACTGGATTTTCCAGGCAGGCTTTATTGACGGCACCGAGGCGATGCCCTGGCATGTCGGTGCAAGGATCGCCAATCCGTTCCCGAATGCGCTCTATCCCGGACTAACCATGCCGAAAGATCCGGGCGCGGTTCCGACCATCACCCTGGGCGTGCGCTGGACCAGCGACGACGGCAAGGACGACCTCAATCTCGTTGCGGACGGCATCAACGGCGGCCAGTGGGGTTACAACAACCTGCAATGGTACGGTGGCACGTACTACCACAAGTTCAACGACCAGTGGCACATCTCGATCGAATCCTACAACGAGCACCAGAACAACGTAGCTAATCTGCTCAATCCGCAGGCGCTTGCCATCATCAATAACGGCGGCACGCCGTTCTCACCGCAATACATGCCGTTCAACGCACCGTTCGGCGCGATCTGCAAGACGGCCGCGGTGCTGAGCTGTACCGCCGAATTCCAGACCGCGCTGATGTATCTGAACTACAAGCCAACGCCTTTGGACAACATCTCCTATCGCGCCGAATTCGTCGACGACAAGGAAGGCCAGCGCACCGGTATCAAGACGCGCTACATCGAGACCGGCATCGGCTGGCAGCACTGGTTCTCGCCCCAGATCGAAATCCGGCCCGAGGTTTCCTACTACAAGGCGCTGGATAATTTCGCATTCAACGGCAACCCGAACCTCTTGATCGCGCCGACCAAGAAGTACGCCATCATCGGTGCGGCGGACATCATCATTCATTTCTGA
- a CDS encoding outer membrane protein: protein MKRILFTTVSLGMLGLISPALGADLPMKAPVVATPLYDWSGFYVGVYGGGGFGNHNLNNALGPLGFANFTINYDSTGAIGGGEVGYNVQSGNIVVGVEADGFWSGIKGSDLSQFNNGTLPIFAIDQTKLKDGASFRARAGIAADRLLLFFDGGWALGYLDHTNTVPGVGVDAFTVHRSGLAAGGGIAYAITNNLIGKFEYRYYDFGRFVRSNPTTGVLPYTVDSTYSVVTLGLDYKFNWGGPVVAKY from the coding sequence ATGAAGCGAATTCTTTTCACCACCGTCTCGCTCGGGATGCTGGGCCTGATATCGCCCGCGCTTGGCGCCGATCTTCCGATGAAGGCTCCGGTGGTCGCGACGCCGCTGTATGACTGGTCCGGCTTCTATGTCGGCGTCTATGGCGGCGGCGGTTTCGGCAACCACAATCTCAACAACGCGCTCGGCCCTCTCGGCTTTGCCAATTTCACCATCAACTACGACTCCACCGGTGCCATCGGCGGCGGCGAGGTCGGCTACAATGTGCAGAGCGGCAATATCGTGGTCGGTGTCGAGGCCGATGGGTTCTGGTCCGGCATCAAGGGCAGCGATCTCAGCCAGTTCAACAACGGCACGCTGCCGATCTTCGCGATCGACCAGACCAAGCTCAAGGATGGCGCCTCGTTTCGCGCCCGCGCCGGCATTGCCGCTGACCGCTTGTTGCTGTTCTTCGACGGTGGCTGGGCTTTGGGCTACCTGGATCATACCAACACCGTTCCCGGCGTCGGCGTCGATGCGTTTACGGTTCACCGCAGCGGCCTGGCCGCCGGCGGCGGTATCGCCTATGCGATCACCAACAACCTGATCGGCAAGTTCGAATATCGCTACTACGATTTCGGCAGGTTCGTCCGCAGCAACCCGACAACCGGCGTGCTGCCCTACACCGTCGACAGCACCTATTCGGTCGTGACGCTGGGCCTCGACTACAAATTCAACTGGGGCGGCCCGGTCGTTGCGAAATACTGA
- a CDS encoding response regulator: MSKLTNLVLLIDDEPKIRRFIRAGFELHGGFSVQEAEGAAEGLRAATFNSPDLIILDLALPDRRGAEVLETIRSWSDVPIIILSVESNEEEKVGLLRAGADDYVVKPFGMAELLARSEAALRRYFKSATESPIVVAGPLSINLVDRTVLLNNYQIKLTRKQYSLLHILAKHVGLVVTHDELLEEIWKGNVRKNIQYLRILVRDLRQIIEPDPDHPRLLITESGIGYRLQARFGDVAKS; encoded by the coding sequence ATGAGCAAACTCACAAATCTCGTGCTCCTGATTGATGATGAACCCAAGATAAGACGGTTCATCCGCGCGGGTTTCGAGCTTCACGGCGGCTTTTCCGTGCAGGAAGCCGAAGGCGCCGCCGAAGGACTGCGAGCGGCGACCTTCAATTCGCCGGATCTCATTATCCTCGACCTGGCCCTGCCCGACCGTCGTGGAGCGGAGGTGCTCGAGACAATCCGGTCCTGGTCGGATGTCCCGATCATCATCCTTTCGGTCGAATCGAACGAGGAAGAAAAAGTCGGCCTGCTCCGGGCCGGCGCGGACGACTACGTGGTGAAGCCGTTCGGCATGGCCGAGCTGCTGGCGCGCAGCGAGGCTGCACTGCGGCGATATTTCAAGTCGGCCACCGAGAGCCCCATCGTGGTCGCCGGTCCGCTGTCGATCAATCTCGTCGACCGAACCGTCCTTTTGAATAATTACCAGATCAAATTGACCCGAAAGCAGTACAGCCTTCTGCACATCCTCGCCAAACATGTCGGCCTGGTGGTCACGCACGACGAATTGCTGGAGGAGATCTGGAAGGGCAACGTCCGAAAGAATATTCAGTATCTGCGAATCCTCGTCCGCGACCTCAGGCAGATCATCGAACCCGATCCGGATCATCCGCGGCTGCTGATCACCGAGTCCGGCATCGGCTATCGCCTGCAAGCCCGGTTCGGGGATGTTGCAAAGTCCTAG
- a CDS encoding outer membrane beta-barrel protein — protein MKRILLAGVALSAIGLSSAAQAASPCPYGGDPYKNYDCLDPYLGTDFLSRFINYYRLEWGHEAPPADPKAPPSRRDYWPGTPQAVPPYPFTEWPYGGATSLGVTRPSSIDSPLMAAMSNTPFGQWLNDMHIQVYGWVDPSGNLSSNTVRGGNAPAAYSYNPNTVQLDQAVIYFERLPDTVQKDHIDWGFRIAPIYGENYRYTTAFGLWSYQLLNQNKNNGYDMPMAYGEVFIPGVMEGLMVRFGRYISIPDIEAQLAPNNYMSSHSMTYTFDNYTNTGIEATLAATKNWIFQAGLTVGTEAMPWHAGARIANPFPNALYPMSTMAKDPGAMPSVTLGVRWTSDSGNDDINLVADAINTGQWGYNNLQWFGGTYYHKFNDQWHISIESYNEHQNNVLNILNPQALAIFNAGGTPFSPQYMPFNSPFGAQCKSVAVLSCTADWQTALMYVNYKATPLDNISYRAEFVDDYQGQRTGTKTRYIETGIGWQHWFSPQIEVRPEVSYYKALDAFAFNGNPNLGIPANRKYALIGLADIIIHF, from the coding sequence ATGAAAAGAATTCTTTTGGCGGGCGTCGCGCTGTCAGCGATTGGTCTGAGCAGCGCGGCACAAGCGGCGAGTCCGTGCCCCTACGGCGGCGATCCCTACAAGAATTATGACTGCCTCGACCCCTATCTCGGCACCGACTTCCTGAGCCGCTTCATCAACTATTACCGTCTTGAGTGGGGACACGAAGCCCCGCCGGCCGATCCCAAGGCGCCGCCATCGCGCCGCGACTACTGGCCCGGAACGCCGCAGGCCGTTCCGCCCTATCCGTTCACCGAATGGCCGTACGGCGGCGCCACCAGCCTTGGCGTCACGCGGCCGAGCTCGATCGACAGCCCGCTGATGGCGGCGATGTCGAATACGCCGTTCGGCCAGTGGCTGAACGACATGCACATTCAGGTCTACGGCTGGGTCGATCCCAGCGGCAACCTTTCCAGCAACACGGTGCGCGGCGGCAACGCGCCGGCGGCCTATAGCTACAATCCGAACACCGTGCAGCTCGATCAGGCGGTGATCTATTTCGAGCGTCTGCCCGATACCGTCCAGAAGGATCACATCGACTGGGGCTTCCGCATCGCGCCGATCTACGGCGAAAACTATCGCTACACCACGGCATTCGGGCTCTGGAGCTACCAGCTCCTGAACCAGAACAAGAACAACGGCTACGACATGCCGATGGCCTATGGCGAGGTGTTCATTCCGGGCGTCATGGAAGGACTGATGGTCCGGTTCGGCCGTTACATCTCGATCCCGGACATCGAGGCCCAGCTTGCGCCGAACAACTACATGTCATCGCACTCGATGACCTACACCTTCGACAACTACACCAACACCGGTATCGAAGCGACGCTGGCAGCGACCAAGAACTGGATCTTCCAGGCCGGCTTGACGGTCGGCACCGAGGCAATGCCCTGGCATGCCGGCGCAAGGATCGCCAATCCGTTCCCGAACGCGCTCTATCCGATGTCCACGATGGCGAAAGATCCGGGCGCGATGCCGAGCGTGACCCTCGGCGTGCGCTGGACCAGCGATAGCGGCAATGACGACATCAACCTCGTCGCAGACGCCATCAACACCGGCCAGTGGGGTTACAACAACCTGCAATGGTTCGGCGGCACCTATTATCACAAATTCAACGACCAGTGGCACATCTCGATCGAATCCTACAACGAGCACCAGAATAACGTCCTGAACATTCTCAATCCGCAGGCGCTCGCCATCTTCAACGCCGGAGGCACGCCGTTCTCGCCGCAATACATGCCGTTCAACTCGCCGTTCGGCGCGCAGTGCAAGAGCGTGGCGGTGCTGAGCTGCACGGCGGACTGGCAGACGGCCCTGATGTACGTGAACTACAAGGCGACCCCGCTCGACAACATCTCCTACCGCGCTGAATTCGTCGACGACTATCAGGGTCAGCGCACCGGCACCAAGACCCGCTACATCGAGACCGGCATCGGCTGGCAGCACTGGTTCTCGCCCCAGATCGAGGTCCGGCCCGAGGTTTCCTACTACAAGGCGCTGGATGCGTTCGCCTTCAACGGCAATCCGAACCTCGGCATCCCGGCCAACAGGAAGTACGCCCTCATTGGCTTGGCGGACATCATCATTCACTTCTGA
- a CDS encoding outer membrane protein, which produces MKRVLFTTVSVLGLMSPALGADLAMKAPVVATPMYDWSGFYVGVYGGGGFGNHNLNNALGPLGFANYTINYDSTGGIGGGEVGYNVQSGNYVVGVEGDGFWSGIKGSDRSQFNNGTLPIFAIDETKLRYGGSFRARGGIALDRILLFVDGGWATGSLVHTNTVPGVGVDSFTVQRSGLTAGGGIAYAITNNLIGKFEYRYYDFGRFVRSNPTTGVLPYTIDNTYSVVTVGLDYKFNWGGPVVAKY; this is translated from the coding sequence ATGAAGCGAGTTCTTTTCACCACCGTCTCAGTGCTGGGGCTGATGTCGCCCGCGCTTGGCGCCGATCTTGCCATGAAGGCGCCGGTGGTCGCGACGCCGATGTATGACTGGTCCGGCTTCTATGTCGGCGTCTACGGCGGCGGCGGCTTCGGCAATCACAATCTCAACAACGCGCTCGGCCCGCTCGGCTTTGCGAATTACACGATCAACTACGACTCGACTGGCGGCATCGGCGGCGGTGAGGTCGGCTACAACGTGCAGAGCGGCAATTACGTGGTCGGCGTCGAAGGCGACGGGTTCTGGTCCGGCATCAAGGGCAGCGACCGTAGTCAGTTCAACAATGGCACGCTGCCGATTTTCGCGATCGACGAGACCAAGCTTCGCTACGGCGGCTCGTTTCGTGCGCGAGGCGGTATCGCTCTTGACCGCATCTTGCTGTTCGTCGACGGCGGCTGGGCAACCGGCAGCCTGGTTCATACCAACACCGTTCCCGGCGTCGGCGTCGATTCATTCACGGTTCAGCGCAGCGGCCTGACCGCCGGCGGCGGTATCGCCTATGCGATCACCAACAACCTGATCGGTAAGTTCGAATATCGCTACTACGATTTCGGCAGGTTCGTCCGCAGCAACCCGACAACCGGTGTGCTGCCTTACACCATCGACAACACCTATTCGGTCGTGACGGTTGGCCTCGACTACAAATTCAACTGGGGCGGCCCGGTCGTTGCGAAGTATTGA